One Tachysurus fulvidraco isolate hzauxx_2018 chromosome 2, HZAU_PFXX_2.0, whole genome shotgun sequence DNA segment encodes these proteins:
- the tdrd5 gene encoding tudor domain-containing protein 5 isoform X1: protein MMLIAMRVIVPSAVTQSWSDFSVGVIMDTEKLLLRVKKDVRSLLISSKHGLSPEQLRKDYQNMLGHPIPLRALGFHSVLDMVKEMPDAVHFDFNLDGTIVLKAIGNETTRGIEELVSKQRNHKHKPKPKSGYTGLFSSHSHHKHSFFLARRGHAPPAVHAPLRSQLRQLLAHGPVRLSDLERCYAIHFGKPLNVMHYGFYSIAEMLAATSDMITVKQTRMGSQLILKTEITQVKRKLSSTAALPKQSAGISRVSTSSVLQETALFSQVQPEGQQKSKQTSASRVQEIEHATIEMKEKSFEKSVAKLERELRKRILENSEAGTVSQELKDKLRKVVAKHTQGIAIHKLPTEYKKTYGEDLPVAQCGFLSVTEMFETLSDKFCVQPSTVDGAEGIHIMVLKPHVQPAVSMNPSTEGHYFSCSETAWECQDDRGESTESLDSNSEFKITNRIIHQTGNIFPVTVLSTRGSVVPLDALRCQKLKPPTCRRYRDLVPVVVERIESPSHFYIRSVEDHRILENMMIEMRSCYFCPEVAERYQLPDAYVRPGQVCCVAPSDMWFYRVVIHRLLSATEVEVYYADFGDLSVVNRNKLKFLKSCYAELPAQAVPSVLVGVRPVKTFWSKEATSLFQTMCHKRTLVAVVHSYRHDFLLLFLCDTNTEEDIYIHSALQAEGHAVACATDNTPVLEQFNPVTLYIGDSQLEEVKEHFTAVTSSSVRNGQNLTHLQPDVSTVLSQHLTGAQENQQQEMAFLDLPELEFIDVDQSENSIPFESLLKNDPECFLNWDEGWTNMASVDEESNRLQNGKGESAKTALLSPVPFIKPDLETKAVFDSNHTQKPASSLHTHSKIKLQA from the exons ATGATGCTTATTGCCATGCGGGTTATTGTCCCCAGTGCAGTGACTCAATCCTGGTCGGACTTTTCTGTAG GTGTGATTATGGATACTGAGAAGCTTCTTTTAAGAGTGAAGAAGGATGTACGCTCACTCCTAATTTCCTCCAAGCATGGCCTTTCTCCAGAACAGCTCAGGAAGGACTACCAGAACATGCTGGGCCACCCTATTCCTCTTAGGGCCCTTGGTTTTCACTCGGTGCTGGACATGGTTAAGGAAATGCCTGATGCCGTGCACTTTGACTTTAACCTCGATGGTACTATAGTGTTAAAAG CAATTGGGAATGAGACCACAAGAGGCATTGAAGAGCTTGTCTCCAAGCAGCGGAACCACAAGCATAAGCCCAAGCCGAAAAGTGGCTACACGGGTCTGTTTTCATCACATTCCCATCACAAGCACTCATTTTTCTTAGCTCGTCGAGGCCACGCTCCCCCTGCAGTCCATGCTCCGCTGCGATCACAGCTCAGGCAGTTACTTGCACACGGGCCCGTAAGGCTCTCTGACCTGGAGAGGTGCTATGCAATCCACTTTGGAAAGCCTCTCAATGTCATGCACTATGGTTTTTACTCCATCGCCGAGATGCTGGCTGCTACCTCGGACATGATCACAGTAAAGCAGACCCGCATGGGGTCACAGCTGATACTAAAGACTGAAATCACACAAGTGAAACGGAAGCTCAGTAGTACAGCTGCACTCCCTAAACAGTCTGCAGGAATATCCAGAGTGTCCACTAGCTCAG TCCTGCAAGAAACAGCACTGTTCAGCCAAGTTCAGCCTGAAGGCCAGCAGAAATCCAAACAGACTTCAGCCAGCAGAGTACAGGAAATTGAACATGCCACaattgaaatgaaagaaaagtccTTTGAAAAGTCTGTTGCAAAG CTTGAGAGAGAGTTAAGGAAGAGAATTCTTGAAAATTCAGAAGCAGGCACGGTCAGTCAGGAACTAAAGGACAAGCTTCGAAAG GTTGTTGCTAAGCACACTCAAGGCATAGCCATTCACAAACTTCCTACAGAGTACAAG AAAACGTATGGCGAGGACTTGCCTGTGGCTCAGTGTGGCTTCCTGAGTGTCACTGAGATGTTTGAAACGCTCAGCGACAAGTTCTGTGTGCAGCCAAGCACTGTGGATGGAGCAGAGGGCATACACATCATGGTACTCAAACCACATGTCCAACCAG CTGTGTCTATGAACCCTTCAACAGAGGGACACTACTTCAGCTGCAGTGAGACGGCCTGGGAGTGTCAGGATGATAGAGGAGAGTCCACGGAGTCTTTAGACTCCAACTCTGAGTTCAAAATCACCAACAGGATCATCCATCAG aCAGGGAACATTTTCCCAGTAACTGTTCTGAGCACTCGGGGCTCTGTTGTTCCTCTAGATGCACTGCGGTGCCAGAAGCTGAAGCCTCCCACTTGCAGGAGATACAGGGATctggtgcctgtcgtggtggagAGGATCGAGTCACCCAGCCACTTTTATATCCGATCTGTTGAAGACCACCGCATCCTTGAGAACATGATGATTGAAATgag GAGCTGTTATTTCTGCCCAGAGGTGGCTGAACGCTACCAGCTCCCAGATGCGTATGTGCGACCTGGACAGGTGTGCTGTGTGGCCCCAAGTGACATGTGGTTCTACCGGGTGGTGATCCACCGTCTCCTCAGTGCCACAGAGGTAGAAGTGTACTACGCAGACTTTGGAGACCTCAGTGTTGTCAACAGAAACAAGCTGAAATTCCTGAA GTCATGTTATGCTGAGCTTCCAGCACAAGCTGTTCCATCTGTACTTGTTGGAGTGAGGCCAGTTAAG ACTTTTTGGTCTAAAGAAGCCACCAGCTTGTTCCAGACGATGTGCCATAAACGCACCCTGGTGGCTGTCGTTCACAGCTACCGACACGACTTCCTGCTGCTTTTcttgtgtgacactaacactgaggaAGACATCTACATCCATAGCGCACTTCAGGCTGAGGGTCATGCCGTAGCCTGTGCCACCGATAATACACCG GTGTTAGAGCAGTTTAACCCTGTGACTCTTTACATCGGTGACAGCCAACTGGAGGAAGTAAAGGAACATTTCACAGCAGTGACATCTTCTAGTGTCAGAAATGGACAAAACCTTACACATCTTCAGCCAGATGTCTCCACAGTACTCAGTCAG CATTTGACAGGTGCTCAAGAGAACCAACAGCAAGAAATGGCTTTTCTGGATCTTCCTGAACTGGAATTCATTGATGTGGATCAG AGTGAAAATTCTATCCCATTCGAGTCACTGCTGAAAAATGATCCAGAATGTTTTCTTAACTGGGATGAGGGATGGACAAACATGGCCAGTGTAGATGAGGAGTCAAACCGTCTTCAGAATGGCAAAGGGGAGAGTGCAAAA ACTGCATTGCTGTCACCTGTTCCATTCATTAAACCGGACCTAGAAACAAAGGCTGTTTTTGACAGTAATCACACACAGAAGCCTGCATCgtccctgcacacacactccaagaTCAAACTTCAGGCCTGA
- the tdrd5 gene encoding tudor domain-containing protein 5 isoform X2 gives MMLIAMRVIVPSAVTQSWSDFSVGVIMDTEKLLLRVKKDVRSLLISSKHGLSPEQLRKDYQNMLGHPIPLRALGFHSVLDMVKEMPDAVHFDFNLDGTIVLKAIGNETTRGIEELVSKQRNHKHKPKPKSGYTGLFSSHSHHKHSFFLARRGHAPPAVHAPLRSQLRQLLAHGPVRLSDLERCYAIHFGKPLNVMHYGFYSIAEMLAATSDMITVKQTRMGSQLILKTEITQVKRKLSSTAALPKQSAGISRVSTSSVLQETALFSQVQPEGQQKSKQTSASRVQEIEHATIEMKEKSFEKSVAKLERELRKRILENSEAGTVSQELKDKLRKVVAKHTQGIAIHKLPTEYKKTYGEDLPVAQCGFLSVTEMFETLSDKFCVQPSTVDGAEGIHIMVLKPHVQPAVSMNPSTEGHYFSCSETAWECQDDRGESTESLDSNSEFKITNRIIHQTGNIFPVTVLSTRGSVVPLDALRCQKLKPPTCRRYRDLVPVVVERIESPSHFYIRSVEDHRILENMMIEMRSCYFCPEVAERYQLPDAYVRPGQVCCVAPSDMWFYRVVIHRLLSATEVEVYYADFGDLSVVNRNKLKFLKSCYAELPAQAVPSVLVGVRPVKVLEQFNPVTLYIGDSQLEEVKEHFTAVTSSSVRNGQNLTHLQPDVSTVLSQHLTGAQENQQQEMAFLDLPELEFIDVDQSENSIPFESLLKNDPECFLNWDEGWTNMASVDEESNRLQNGKGESAKTALLSPVPFIKPDLETKAVFDSNHTQKPASSLHTHSKIKLQA, from the exons ATGATGCTTATTGCCATGCGGGTTATTGTCCCCAGTGCAGTGACTCAATCCTGGTCGGACTTTTCTGTAG GTGTGATTATGGATACTGAGAAGCTTCTTTTAAGAGTGAAGAAGGATGTACGCTCACTCCTAATTTCCTCCAAGCATGGCCTTTCTCCAGAACAGCTCAGGAAGGACTACCAGAACATGCTGGGCCACCCTATTCCTCTTAGGGCCCTTGGTTTTCACTCGGTGCTGGACATGGTTAAGGAAATGCCTGATGCCGTGCACTTTGACTTTAACCTCGATGGTACTATAGTGTTAAAAG CAATTGGGAATGAGACCACAAGAGGCATTGAAGAGCTTGTCTCCAAGCAGCGGAACCACAAGCATAAGCCCAAGCCGAAAAGTGGCTACACGGGTCTGTTTTCATCACATTCCCATCACAAGCACTCATTTTTCTTAGCTCGTCGAGGCCACGCTCCCCCTGCAGTCCATGCTCCGCTGCGATCACAGCTCAGGCAGTTACTTGCACACGGGCCCGTAAGGCTCTCTGACCTGGAGAGGTGCTATGCAATCCACTTTGGAAAGCCTCTCAATGTCATGCACTATGGTTTTTACTCCATCGCCGAGATGCTGGCTGCTACCTCGGACATGATCACAGTAAAGCAGACCCGCATGGGGTCACAGCTGATACTAAAGACTGAAATCACACAAGTGAAACGGAAGCTCAGTAGTACAGCTGCACTCCCTAAACAGTCTGCAGGAATATCCAGAGTGTCCACTAGCTCAG TCCTGCAAGAAACAGCACTGTTCAGCCAAGTTCAGCCTGAAGGCCAGCAGAAATCCAAACAGACTTCAGCCAGCAGAGTACAGGAAATTGAACATGCCACaattgaaatgaaagaaaagtccTTTGAAAAGTCTGTTGCAAAG CTTGAGAGAGAGTTAAGGAAGAGAATTCTTGAAAATTCAGAAGCAGGCACGGTCAGTCAGGAACTAAAGGACAAGCTTCGAAAG GTTGTTGCTAAGCACACTCAAGGCATAGCCATTCACAAACTTCCTACAGAGTACAAG AAAACGTATGGCGAGGACTTGCCTGTGGCTCAGTGTGGCTTCCTGAGTGTCACTGAGATGTTTGAAACGCTCAGCGACAAGTTCTGTGTGCAGCCAAGCACTGTGGATGGAGCAGAGGGCATACACATCATGGTACTCAAACCACATGTCCAACCAG CTGTGTCTATGAACCCTTCAACAGAGGGACACTACTTCAGCTGCAGTGAGACGGCCTGGGAGTGTCAGGATGATAGAGGAGAGTCCACGGAGTCTTTAGACTCCAACTCTGAGTTCAAAATCACCAACAGGATCATCCATCAG aCAGGGAACATTTTCCCAGTAACTGTTCTGAGCACTCGGGGCTCTGTTGTTCCTCTAGATGCACTGCGGTGCCAGAAGCTGAAGCCTCCCACTTGCAGGAGATACAGGGATctggtgcctgtcgtggtggagAGGATCGAGTCACCCAGCCACTTTTATATCCGATCTGTTGAAGACCACCGCATCCTTGAGAACATGATGATTGAAATgag GAGCTGTTATTTCTGCCCAGAGGTGGCTGAACGCTACCAGCTCCCAGATGCGTATGTGCGACCTGGACAGGTGTGCTGTGTGGCCCCAAGTGACATGTGGTTCTACCGGGTGGTGATCCACCGTCTCCTCAGTGCCACAGAGGTAGAAGTGTACTACGCAGACTTTGGAGACCTCAGTGTTGTCAACAGAAACAAGCTGAAATTCCTGAA GTCATGTTATGCTGAGCTTCCAGCACAAGCTGTTCCATCTGTACTTGTTGGAGTGAGGCCAGTTAAG GTGTTAGAGCAGTTTAACCCTGTGACTCTTTACATCGGTGACAGCCAACTGGAGGAAGTAAAGGAACATTTCACAGCAGTGACATCTTCTAGTGTCAGAAATGGACAAAACCTTACACATCTTCAGCCAGATGTCTCCACAGTACTCAGTCAG CATTTGACAGGTGCTCAAGAGAACCAACAGCAAGAAATGGCTTTTCTGGATCTTCCTGAACTGGAATTCATTGATGTGGATCAG AGTGAAAATTCTATCCCATTCGAGTCACTGCTGAAAAATGATCCAGAATGTTTTCTTAACTGGGATGAGGGATGGACAAACATGGCCAGTGTAGATGAGGAGTCAAACCGTCTTCAGAATGGCAAAGGGGAGAGTGCAAAA ACTGCATTGCTGTCACCTGTTCCATTCATTAAACCGGACCTAGAAACAAAGGCTGTTTTTGACAGTAATCACACACAGAAGCCTGCATCgtccctgcacacacactccaagaTCAAACTTCAGGCCTGA